A stretch of Paenibacillus peoriae DNA encodes these proteins:
- the rpsS gene encoding 30S ribosomal protein S19, whose amino-acid sequence MGRSLKKGPFIDGYLLKKVEVLNESEKKVVIKTWSRRSTIFPQFIGHTFGVYDGRKHVPVYVTEDMVGHKLGEFAPTRTYKGHTDDDKKTRR is encoded by the coding sequence ATGGGTCGCAGTCTCAAAAAAGGACCATTCATTGATGGTTACCTGTTGAAAAAAGTAGAGGTTTTGAACGAGTCGGAGAAAAAAGTGGTAATCAAAACTTGGTCCCGTCGCTCTACGATTTTCCCGCAATTTATCGGACATACGTTTGGTGTATACGATGGCCGTAAACACGTGCCAGTATACGTAACGGAAGATATGGTCGGACACAAATTGGGCGAATTTGCTCCAACACGTACGTACAAAGGCCATACGGATGACGATAAGAAAACAAGAAGATAA
- the rplB gene encoding 50S ribosomal protein L2 yields MPIKKYKPTSPARRAMSVSTFEEITTNQPEKSLLAPLSKQAGRNNQGKITVRHHGGGHKRKYRIIDFKRNKDGIPGRVATIEYDPNRTSNIALIHYVDGEKRYIIAPKGLKVGDEVVSGAGSDIKIGNSLPLENIPVGTVIHNIELKPGKGGQLVRAAGTEAQLLGKEEKYVTIRLTSGEVRRILKVCRATIGSVGNEDHELVKIGKAGRSRWLGQRPEVRGVVMNPNDHPHGGGEGRAPIGRKSPMSPWGKPTLGYKTRKKGKASDKYIVRRRTK; encoded by the coding sequence GTGCCAATTAAAAAGTATAAACCAACGTCCCCGGCCAGACGTGCTATGTCTGTATCTACTTTCGAGGAGATTACAACTAATCAGCCCGAGAAATCGTTGCTGGCACCTCTGAGCAAGCAAGCTGGACGCAATAACCAAGGTAAAATTACGGTTCGTCATCATGGCGGCGGACACAAACGTAAGTACCGTATTATTGACTTCAAACGTAACAAAGATGGAATACCGGGCCGCGTTGCTACGATCGAATATGATCCAAACCGTACGTCCAACATCGCACTTATCCACTATGTGGATGGTGAAAAACGTTACATCATCGCTCCTAAAGGTCTGAAAGTAGGAGACGAAGTGGTATCCGGTGCAGGTTCCGATATTAAAATCGGTAACTCTTTGCCATTGGAAAACATTCCAGTAGGTACGGTTATCCACAACATCGAATTGAAACCGGGTAAAGGTGGCCAACTCGTTCGTGCCGCTGGTACGGAAGCCCAACTTCTTGGTAAAGAAGAAAAGTATGTTACAATTCGTTTGACTTCTGGTGAAGTTCGCCGCATTCTGAAAGTTTGCCGCGCGACAATCGGTTCTGTAGGTAACGAAGACCATGAACTGGTGAAAATCGGTAAAGCTGGTCGTAGTCGCTGGTTGGGACAACGTCCTGAAGTTCGCGGTGTTGTAATGAACCCTAACGATCACCCACACGGTGGTGGTGAAGGTCGCGCTCCAATCGGACGTAAATCTCCAATGTCTCCATGGGGTAAACCAACCCTTGGTTACAAGACACGTAAAAAAGGTAAAGCATCTGATAAGTACATCGTTCGTCGTCGTACTAAGTAA
- the rplW gene encoding 50S ribosomal protein L23 — protein sequence MKDPRDIIKRPVITERTAGMMNDLKYVFEVDIRSNKVEVKKAIEAIFNVKVSNVNTLRVPAKPKRYGRHSGYTSEWKKAFVTLSKDSKPLEFFETV from the coding sequence ATGAAGGATCCTCGTGATATTATCAAACGTCCGGTTATCACCGAACGTACGGCTGGTATGATGAATGACTTGAAATACGTTTTCGAGGTTGACATTCGTTCTAACAAAGTCGAAGTTAAAAAAGCAATCGAAGCCATTTTTAACGTGAAAGTAAGTAACGTAAATACGCTTCGTGTTCCTGCAAAACCAAAACGCTACGGACGTCATTCCGGCTATACGAGCGAGTGGAAGAAAGCGTTCGTAACGCTGAGCAAAGACAGTAAGCCGCTTGAGTTTTTTGAAACGGTATAA
- the rplD gene encoding 50S ribosomal protein L4, which yields MPKVALFNISGSQVGEIELNDAVFGIEPNKHVLHDAVVMQLASLRQGTHKVKGRSEVRGGGRKPWKQKGTGRARQGSIRAPQWVGGGTVFGPTPRSYAYKLPKKVRRLAIKSALSSKVIENEIIVLDALTLNGPKTKEFAAILNNLKADRKALIVAPSYDDNVALSARNIPGVKFVAADGINVLDVLGHDKLIITKEAVQKVEEVLA from the coding sequence ATGCCAAAAGTAGCACTATTTAATATTAGCGGCAGCCAAGTTGGTGAAATTGAATTGAACGACGCAGTGTTCGGTATCGAGCCGAATAAGCACGTTCTTCATGACGCTGTTGTTATGCAATTGGCTTCCCTGCGTCAAGGTACTCACAAAGTAAAAGGACGTTCTGAAGTACGTGGTGGCGGACGTAAACCTTGGAAACAAAAAGGTACTGGCCGCGCTCGTCAAGGTTCGATCCGTGCACCGCAATGGGTTGGTGGCGGTACTGTATTTGGTCCGACTCCACGCAGCTATGCATACAAATTGCCTAAGAAAGTTCGTCGTCTGGCGATCAAATCGGCGTTGTCATCCAAAGTGATTGAGAATGAAATTATCGTATTGGACGCTCTTACACTGAACGGACCTAAAACGAAAGAATTCGCAGCCATTTTGAATAACCTTAAAGCTGATCGTAAAGCATTGATCGTAGCTCCTAGCTATGATGATAATGTAGCACTGTCCGCTCGTAATATTCCTGGTGTGAAGTTTGTAGCCGCAGATGGCATTAATGTTCTTGATGTGCTCGGACACGACAAACTGATCATTACGAAGGAAGCAGTTCAGAAGGTAGAGGAGGTGCTCGCGTAA
- the rplC gene encoding 50S ribosomal protein L3, with product MKGILGKKLGMTQVFTPEGNVLAVTVIEAGPCVVLQKKDLENDGYEAIQLGFSDKKEKRSNKPEAGHAKKANTAPKRYVRELRGIDLAAYEVGQELKADVFTEGEFVDVTGISKGKGFAGVIKRWGQSRGPMAHGSRYHRGPGSMGSIQANRVPKGKHLPGHMGHETVTIQRLEVVKIDTERNVLLVKGSIPGPKNSFVKVLETVKK from the coding sequence ATGAAAGGTATCTTAGGAAAAAAACTCGGAATGACTCAAGTGTTTACCCCTGAAGGTAACGTACTTGCTGTTACGGTTATCGAAGCAGGTCCTTGTGTTGTTCTGCAAAAGAAAGATCTGGAAAACGATGGATACGAAGCTATCCAACTCGGTTTCTCTGATAAAAAAGAAAAAAGATCCAACAAACCTGAAGCAGGACATGCGAAAAAAGCAAATACTGCACCTAAGCGCTACGTTCGTGAACTTCGTGGCATCGACCTTGCTGCGTACGAGGTTGGCCAAGAACTGAAGGCTGATGTCTTCACAGAAGGCGAGTTCGTTGACGTAACAGGTATTTCTAAAGGTAAAGGTTTTGCCGGCGTTATCAAACGTTGGGGACAAAGCCGCGGACCAATGGCACACGGCTCGCGTTACCACAGAGGTCCAGGTTCTATGGGTTCCATTCAAGCTAACCGCGTTCCTAAAGGTAAACACCTGCCAGGACACATGGGGCATGAAACGGTAACTATCCAACGTCTTGAAGTTGTTAAGATCGATACAGAACGTAATGTGTTGCTCGTGAAAGGTTCCATTCCAGGACCTAAAAATAGCTTCGTTAAAGTATTAGAAACGGTGAAAAAATAA
- the rpsJ gene encoding 30S ribosomal protein S10, with the protein MAKQKIRIRLKAYDHRILDQSAEKIVETAKRSGAGVSGPIPLPTEKQIITILRAVHKYKDSREQFEMRTHKRLIDIVNPTPQTVDALMRLDLPSGVDIEIKL; encoded by the coding sequence ATGGCAAAGCAAAAAATTCGTATCCGTTTGAAAGCATACGATCATAGAATTCTTGATCAATCCGCTGAGAAAATTGTTGAAACAGCAAAACGTTCGGGCGCAGGTGTATCCGGGCCAATTCCGCTGCCAACTGAAAAACAAATCATTACTATTCTCCGTGCGGTACACAAGTACAAGGATTCCCGGGAGCAGTTCGAAATGCGCACACACAAGCGTTTGATCGACATTGTTAACCCGACTCCACAAACTGTGGATGCCTTGATGCGCTTGGACCTGCCGTCCGGTGTAGATATCGAAATTAAATTGTAA
- the tuf gene encoding elongation factor Tu: protein MAKAKFERNKPHVNIGTIGHVDHGKTTLTAAITTVLSKTYGGAAVAFDQIDKAPEERERGITISTAHVEYETPNRHYAHVDCPGHADYVKNMITGAAQMDGAILVVSAADGPMPQTREHILLSRQVGVPYIVVFLNKCDMVEDEELLELVEMEVRDLLSEYDFPGDDTPITRGSAREALQNPDGDWAKKIVEMFETIDTYIPTPERDTDKPFLMPVEDVFSITGRGTVATGRVERGTVKVGDEIEIIGIQEESRKSVVTGVEMFRKLLDSAQAGDNIGALLRGVDRAQIERGQVLAKPGSVNPHTEFSAQIYVLTKEEGGRHKPFFTGYRPQFYFRTTDVTGIITLPEGSEMVMPGDNITVTVQLINPIAIEEGTKFSIREGGRTVGAGAVATISK, encoded by the coding sequence ATGGCAAAGGCTAAGTTTGAGCGTAACAAACCGCACGTTAATATCGGTACTATTGGTCACGTCGATCATGGTAAAACTACTTTGACTGCTGCAATCACAACTGTATTGTCCAAAACTTACGGTGGTGCTGCTGTAGCATTCGATCAAATCGATAAAGCTCCAGAAGAGCGCGAACGCGGTATCACAATCTCCACTGCACACGTGGAGTATGAAACACCTAACCGTCACTATGCACACGTTGACTGCCCAGGTCACGCCGACTATGTTAAAAACATGATCACTGGCGCTGCACAAATGGACGGAGCGATTCTGGTTGTATCCGCAGCTGACGGCCCAATGCCGCAAACTCGCGAGCACATCCTGTTGTCCCGCCAAGTTGGTGTTCCTTACATCGTTGTATTCTTGAACAAATGCGACATGGTTGAAGACGAAGAGTTGCTGGAATTGGTTGAAATGGAAGTTCGCGACTTGCTGAGCGAGTATGACTTCCCAGGCGACGACACTCCAATCACTCGTGGTTCCGCTCGTGAAGCACTGCAAAACCCAGACGGCGACTGGGCTAAGAAAATCGTTGAAATGTTCGAAACAATCGACACTTACATCCCAACTCCAGAACGCGACACTGACAAGCCTTTCCTTATGCCTGTCGAGGACGTATTCTCCATCACTGGTCGTGGTACAGTTGCTACAGGCCGTGTAGAGCGTGGTACAGTTAAAGTGGGCGACGAAATCGAAATCATCGGTATTCAAGAAGAATCCCGTAAATCCGTAGTAACAGGCGTAGAAATGTTCCGTAAATTGCTTGATTCCGCTCAAGCTGGTGACAACATCGGCGCACTGCTTCGCGGTGTAGATCGTGCACAAATCGAGCGCGGCCAAGTATTGGCTAAACCAGGTTCTGTTAACCCACATACAGAATTTTCTGCTCAAATCTACGTTTTGACTAAAGAAGAAGGCGGACGTCACAAACCTTTCTTCACTGGTTACCGTCCACAGTTCTACTTCCGTACAACTGACGTAACTGGAATCATTACTTTGCCAGAAGGTTCCGAAATGGTAATGCCTGGTGATAACATCACGGTTACTGTTCAACTGATCAACCCGATCGCTATCGAAGAAGGAACTAAGTTCTCTATTCGTGAAGGCGGACGTACAGTTGGCGCTGGTGCCGTAGCAACAATCTCCAAATAA